One Panicum virgatum strain AP13 chromosome 9K, P.virgatum_v5, whole genome shotgun sequence genomic region harbors:
- the LOC120652741 gene encoding uncharacterized protein LOC120652741 — protein MNTTQKVDPVEPSAKVFKQASQFKRWGRKHPFVRYGLPLISLTVFGAVGLAHLIQGSKEVTKEKEDIEWEVVETTKALSRTGPVEGAYKPKKLSLEDELKALQQKVDINSYDYKPIPRPNEK, from the exons ATGAATACTACTCAGAAAGTTGATCCGGTGGAACCATCTGCTAAGGTTTTCAAACAAGCCTCACAATTCAAAAGATGGGGGCGAAAACATCCTTTTGTTCGATATGGGTTACCACTCATTTCCTTGACAGTGTTTGGTGCAGTTGGGCTGGCGCATCTTATACAGGGCAG CAAAGAAGTAACAAAGGAAAAGGAGGATATCGAATGGGAGGTTGTAGAAACAACAAAAGCTTTAAGCCGAACAGGGCCAGTGGAAGGGGCCTATAAACCAAAGAAGCTCTCTCTAGAGGATGAACTGAAG GCTCTGCAGCAAAAGGTTGACATAAACAGCTACGACTACAAGCCGATCCCGAGACCCAATGAAAAATAA